Proteins encoded by one window of Hylaeus volcanicus isolate JK05 chromosome 7, UHH_iyHylVolc1.0_haploid, whole genome shotgun sequence:
- the LOC128880066 gene encoding cysteine-rich protein 2-binding protein isoform X2 produces MVDSQNIAEKPVDFPETDVCKNCKCLSDPYNKPALRCNGCSKKIHIECLKRGTVPVSFVGDVFFEFYCHNCSPFDEETVARNRMPWLNVIVLTLYNLREKSSGISKRGYFHWKSDISTFVDRNWDYLFKKTVKRKKNWIGTISGTLSHYSGIFFKSGTTELGESGWWRLIDNDPPEVLIAKNEKMILDRKKQVGNQVKSTNQFHHSPTLSESRISVGEDCINGNDVVKTQGCSAYSEAYVQPNKTLLDFLLEEDELSNMEIEDNTILNEQSDTPSLSDLIRDCQYQTNGFHFSQLLDDFTSDWTSNTDVASETIANINIDRIKAEEEEDEDEDEDEEEEEEEEDENEEEEEDENEEEDKHREGSNKSPGSIQEQPPTSLFNVIKRRPWPWQRNHIIEKVPRMTHQEETYLLQQINKSALNSAAPEIRRFYRKLTVRKLKREYGLPLLDIDHYGCKAEIPDRPLKEFGRVLDRFFGDDLSSFEQRLQGYNEPSSVHSPYTNRLLKPFIRRDTSCRPLWLRVMEELCTKANKLNPMWKLPATAPIDYSYVRPQHIPAINSLCSQFFWPGIDLTECLQYPDFSCVVLYKKLVIGFAILVPDVGYNEAYISFFLTRPEWRKSGIGTFMLYHLIQTCMGKDVTLHVSATNPALILYQKFGFKVEEFVQDFYDKYMPPNSRECRHALFLRLSR; encoded by the exons ATGGTTGATAGCCAAAATATTGCAGAGAAACCTGTCGATTTTCCTGAGACAGATGTTTGCAAGAACTGTAAATGTCTCAGCGATCCATACAATAAACCAGCATTACGCTGTAACGGATgctcaaagaaaattcatatagAATGCTTAAAAAGAGGAACTGTTCCAGTATCGTTTGTAGGAGATgtattctttgaattttattgtcaTAATTGTAGTCCTTTCGATGAAGAAACAGTAGCCCGTAACAGAATGCCTTGGCTTAACGTTATTGTATTGACTTTGTATAACTTGCGTGAAAAATCAAGCGGTATTAGTAAAAGGGGatattttcattggaaatcTGATATCAGTACGTTTGTTGATCGTAATTGGGATTACTTATTTAAGAAAACTGT taaaaggaaaaagaactGGATCGGTACCATATCGGGAACTCTTTCTCATTAtagtggaattttttttaaatcaggAACAACAGAATTAGGAGAGTCTGGTTGGTGGAGGTTGATAGACAACGATCCACCCGAAGTTCTCATTgctaaaa ACGAAAAGATGATTTTGGATCGTAAGAAACAAGTTGGTAACCAAGTGAAATCAACGAATCAATTTCACCATAGTCCAACTCTGTCGGAATCAAGGATTTCAGTTGGCGAAGATTGTATTAATGGAAACGACGTCGTTAAAACTCAAGGATGTTCCGCGTATTCTGAAGCTTATGTACAACCTAACAAGACGTTATTAGATTTCTTGCTCGAGGAGGATGAATTAAGTA ATATGGAAATCGAAGATAATACGATACTTAACGAGCAAAGCGATACACCATCCTTATCCGATTTAATAAGGGACTGCCAGTATCAAACAAATGGCTTTCATTTTTCCCAATTACTGGACGATTTTACATCCGATTGGACGTCTAATACAGATGTTGCTTCTGAAACTATCGCTAATATTAACATAGATCGGATAAaggcagaagaagaagaggatgaagatgaagatgaagatgaagaagaagaagaagaagaggaagacgaaaatgaagaagaagaagaagacgagaACGAGGAAGAAGACAAACACAGAGAAGGAAGTAACAAGAGTCCGGGTTCTATTCAGGAACAACCACCTACTTCTTTATTCAATGTGATAAAACGGCGTCCATGGCCCTGGCAAAGAAATCATATTATTG AAAAGGTTCCACGTATGACGCATCAAGaggaaacatatttattacaacaaataaataaatctgctCTGAATTCCGCAGCCCCTGAAATTAGACGATTTTATAGAAAGTTAACTGTACGAAAATTAAAACGGGAATATGGTTTACCCTTACTGGATATTGATCATTATGGATGTAAAGCAGAAATACCTGACAGACCTTTAAAAGAATTTGGCAGGGTATTGGACAGATTTTTTGGCGACGACTTGAGTTCATTCGAACAAAGATTGCAAGGTTATAACGAACCTTCATCTGTACATAGTCCATATACGAATAGACTTTTGAAACCGTTTATACGAAGAGATACTTCATGTCGTCCTTTATGGCTAAGAGTAATGGAAGAACTTTGCACCAAAGCGAATAAATTGAATCCAATGTGGAAATTGCCGGCAACGGCACCAATCGATTACTCTTATGTCAGACCACAACACATTCCAGCGATTAATAGTCTATGTAGTCAATTTTTTTGGCCTGGTATTGATT taaCCGAATGTCTACAATATCCTGACTTCAGCTGCGTCGTTTTGTACAAGAAATTAGTCATAGGATTTGCAATTTTAGTTCCTGATGTTGGTTACAATGAAGcgtacatttcatttttcttaaccAGGCCTGAGTGGCGTAAATCTGGCATAGGAACGTTTATGCTTTATCACTTGATTCAAACATGCATGGGCAAAGATGTTACGTTACACGTTTCGGCCACTAATCcagcattaattttatacCAGAAATTTGGTTTCAAAGTAGAGGAATTTGTTCAAGATTTTTACGACAAGTATATGCCTCCAAATTCACGGGAATGCAGACATGCATTGTTTTTACGATTGAGCAGATGA
- the LOC128880076 gene encoding very-long-chain enoyl-CoA reductase, with translation MTMEIQILTAKSSKYLANLPVKPSTTIREIKEELFKTMKAPYVQRQSLRLDPKGKPLSDSDTLKSLSISDGGKLYFKDLGPQISWKTVFLVEYAGPLVLYLWIYQRPWIFYGNVETSKIESVVHVAAICWSVHYAKRLLETLFVHRFSHATMPLRNLFKNCSYYWLFAMYVAYHINHPLYTAPSKLNFSIGLTMFTLCELGNLSIHLALRSLRPAGTTVRKIPVATNNPFTALFNFVSCPNYTYEIGSWIGFSIMTLCLPAAVFTLAGAYQMTLWALGKHKAYKKEFSQYPKSRKAVFPFIL, from the exons ATGACGATGGAG attcaaATCTTGACCGCCAAGTCATCGAAATACCTGGCAAATTTACCA GTAAAACCTTCTACCACCAtaagagaaattaaagaagaattattcAAGACAATGAAAGCACCGTATGTTCAGAGACAAAGCTTACGGCTAGATCCTAAAGGAAAGCCTTTATCTGATTCGGATACCTTAAAAAGTTTATCCATTTCCGATGGTGGAAAATTATACTTCAAAGACCTTGGGCCTCAAATCAGTTGGAAAACTGTATTCCTTGTGGAATATGCTGGTCCATTGGTCTTGTATTTATGGATATATCAACGCCCATGGATTTTTTATGGCAATGTCGAGACATCCAAGATCGAATCAGTTGTTCA TGTGGCAGCTATTTGTTGGTCGGTGCATTACGCGAAACGGCTCTTAGAAACATTGTTCGTGCATCGGTTTAGCCATGCAACAATGCCACTGCGTaacctttttaaaaattgttcgtacTACTGGCTGTTCGCTATGTATGTTGCATATCATATAAACCATCCATTGTATACAGCGCCAAGCAAACTTAACTTTTCTATCGGTCTAACAATGTTTACGCTTTGTGAACTGGGTAACCTGAGCATTCATTTAGCTCTGAGGAGCCTAAGACCAGCGGGAACTACAGTAAGAAAAATACCTGTAGCCACTAATAATCCTTTCACCGCACTCTTCAATTTTGTCTCGTGTCCAAATTATACCTACGAAATTGGTAGTTGGATTGGGTTCTCAATCATGACTTTGTGTCTTCCAG CTGCTGTGTTTACTCTTGCGGGTGCATATCAAATGACTCTCTGGGCATTAGGAAAACATAAAGCGTATAAGAAGGAATTTTCCCAATATCCAAAAAGTCGGAAAGctgtttttccatttattttgtaa
- the LOC128880063 gene encoding cilia- and flagella-associated protein 57, which produces MTVTLQPRVFYGLNTNIISNAHYITDAEVLYPIGNVIVIHNIPQRRQRLIHLSDKNEINIISVTPNKKYVATCEVGEKPTISIYDLQTLKRKKLLGIPYDAPNVTKFTSICFSFDNKYLAAVTGLPDQTMLYYSWEKGKMESVYKVSSSQNPLAVTELLACNPSDAGVVAIGGPHTFKFLTLSDTVWRPYGFSKADNILVCSMTWLNSDRLLLGTKDGRILYLENGDLKNMYDMNGTMSMNLRIREEYVIPDSSLIMDVRQDTLWENNIRCLNAFSKGFAYAFGPRTIVVFEKDGQHKYVKRNIYIIPLQVSKDDNQNLYRVNTINVNVSLDRLLITTGWPQLFYARLWGPDLNIDPEPQELKVMGQALHHGPISNLSMCTWKSIFMTCGELDYSVRLWDFETGNLLLLKQYTEDICGISLHPTGLFCLIGFSDKLRFMSILIDDLLPMEEFPIRCCKTVKFSHGGHLFAAVNGNIVQIYTTVGFVSYFILKGHTSRVKALLWSQTDTKLLTLGTEGAIYQWDMSTGRRSAEIILRGLNIHDIALCADELISYCIVNDSFIYEIKDNVTREYSFPGITMHSMVLGKEDQALFLVCIGGTILSAKCPLQEPVYYTDFKIHSVDITKIALSYNEQCLVSTGIDGSLCIWKVYYSDGKGTIGKEVAYTNEVLISKGDLEEKIRTIEDLNVRMRELETEHGYKMRQVEVVHNDKVRDLHQGYCEAIEELRDKISRLQEDHKGELNSINAEIVTLKENHEETMKLVEMNYDAKLITEYDRYLALENNMSGMRQDYEKRLQELEKFGVDELEKMMTKYEALLHTKKLQLEETQEEMTHQARVHEQITTQIEDDADQELLEIRRNYETLLHEEKESNVRLKGESGMMRNRYIASQKEVEELKRQVHRVQSEYSYYQKSMQELEKDKEDLKKEIDERDVTVQKRERQIYELKRKNQELEKFKFVLNYKIRELKNQIEPRDQEIRELKEKIQDMETELVNLHKTNVSLELQLYELREKLAAARQEYQNEMHRSRKCEKLLKRIRVDLLDASGLVQDPQALKTITTKLYHMYSSSEEFLRSRKADLDAQCEFTKQRDHLERTIGSLKKQVFQDTSSGDKGIDKTVEENITLITELNALREELKDARKHILHLEGLVGLTAKDVEPSEAKKKLENACYGYEQLQNKYKVQMQECQNIINALKDDMMKLVSKLPCEESMHEAKGNF; this is translated from the exons ATGACTGTTACTTTGCAACCCAGAGTATTTTATGGTTTAAACACTAACATAATTTCAAATGCACATTATATTACCGATGCAGAAGTTTTATACCCCATTGGAAATGTAATAGTAATTCATAATATTCCACAACGTCGACAAAGATTAATACATCTGTCTGATAAAAATgagataaatataatatctgTTACACCTAACAA AAAGTATGTTGCAACATGCGAAGTTGGAGAGAAACCTACTATATCTATTTACGATCTTCAAACattaaaaaggaagaaactaCTTGGCATACCCTATGATGCTCCCAATGTAACTAAATTCACTTCTATATGCTTTagtttcgataataaatatttagcaGCGGTTACAGGATTACCGGATCAAACGATGCTTTACTATAGTtgggaaaaaggaaaaatggaaTCTGTTTATAAAGTAAGCAGTTCTCAAAATCCATTGGCTGTTACAGAATTATTAGCCTGTAATCCATCGGATGCAGGAGTGGTTGCGATCGGAGGTCcacatacatttaaatttttaactcTTTCCGACACTGTATGGCGTCCTTACGGGTTCTCTAAAGCGGATAATATACTTGTATGTTCAATGACTTGGTTGAATTCAGACAGATTATTACTTGGAACTAAAGATGGTAGAATACTTTATTTAGAGAATGGTGacttgaaaaatatgtacGATATGAACGGTACAATGTCTATGAATCTCAGAATTCGTGAAGAATATGTCATACCTGACAGTAGTTTGATAATGGATGTTAGACAGGATACCTTATGGGAAAATAATATCCGTTGTTTAAATGCATTTTCGAAAGGATTTGCATATGCATTTGGTCCAAGAACAATTGTGGTCTTTGAAAAAGATGGTcaacataaatatgtaaagaggaatatttatataattccatTGCAAGTATCAAAGGAtgataatcaaaatttatatcgaGTCAATACTATAAACGTTAATGTAAGTTTGGATCGACTGTTAATTACAACTGGTTGGCCCCAATTGTTTTACGCAAGATTATGGGGACCGGATCTAAATATAGATCCAGAACCACAGGAATTAAAAGTGATGGGTCAAGCCTTACATCACGGTCCTATAAGCAATCTTTCGATGTGTACGTGGAAATCGATATTTATGACCTGTGGAGAACTCGACTATAGCGTAAGACTGTGGGACTTTGAGACAggaaatttacttttacttaAACAATATACAGAAGACATTTGTGGGATTTCTTTACATCCTACGGgtcttttttgtttaattggtTTCAGCGATAAATTACGTTTTATGAGCATATTAATAGACGATTTATTACCTATGGAAGAATTTCCTATAAGATGCTGCAAGACTGTAAAGTTTAGTCATGGTGGTCATTTATTTGCCGCTGTTAATGGAAATATCGTACAAATTTACACTACTGTCGGTTTTGTcagctattttattttgaaagggCACACTAGTAGAGTGAAGGCTTTATTATGGTCGCAAACCGACACAAAGTTACTAACATTAGGTACCGAGGGTGCTATATATCAATGGGACATGAGCACTGGTCGACGTTCCGCAGAGATAATTTTAAGAGGACTTAATATACACGATATTGCTTTATGCGCAGATGAATTGATTTCGTACTGCATTGTCAACGACAGTTTTATATACGAGATAAAGGATAAT GTAACTCGAGAGTATAGTTTTCCAGGAATAACCATGCACAGTATGGTATTAGGAAAAGAGGACCAAGCTCTATTTCTTGTTTGTATCGGAGGTACTATTTTGTCGGCAAAATGTCCACTTCAAGAGCCAGTATATTATACAGATTTCAAGATTCACTCAGTTGATATCACAAag ATCGCTCTTTCTTATAACGAACAATGTTTAGTATCTACCGGTATCGATGGTAGCTTATGTATTTGGAAAGTATATTATTCAGATGGAAAAGGGACAATAGGCAAAGAAGTAGCATATACAAACGAGGTGTTAATTAGTAAAGGTGACCTGGAAGAGAAGATACGAACAATTGAAGATTTAAATGTAAGGATGAGAGAATTGGAAACTGAACACGGGTACAAAATGCGTCAGGTGGAAGTTGTGCATAACGACAAAGTGCGAGATTTACACCAAGGATATTGCGAAGCCATCGAGGAACTGAGGGATAAGATAAGTAGATTGCAGGAAGATCATAAGGGCGAACTCAATTCGATAAATGCTGAAATTGTCACCCTGAAAGAAAATCACGAGGAAACGATGAAACTAGTGGAAATGAATTACGATGCGAAACTTATAACAGAATACGATAGATATTTAGCTTTGGAAAACAATATGAGCGGTATGCGACAAGATTATGAGAAACGGTTGCAAGAGTTAGAGAAATTCGGAGTGgatgaattagaaaaaatgatGACGAAATACGAGGCTCTTCTACATACGAAAAAATTGCAGCTGGAGGAAACTCAGGAGGAAATGACGCATCAAGCACGAGTTCACGAACAAATAACGACGCAAATAGAAGATGATGCCGACCAAGAATTACTggaaataagaagaaattacGAAACACTGTTGCACGAGGAAAAAGAGTCGAACGTACGGTTGAAAGGAGAATCTGGAATGATGCGAAATAGGTACATAGCTAGCCAAAAAGAAGTAGAAGAGTTGAAGAGGCAAGTGCATCGTGTTCAAAGCGAGTACAGTTATTATCAAAAATCTATGCAAGAATTGGAGAAAGATAAGGAAGATTTGAAGAAGGAGATAGACGAGAGGGATGTTACGGTTCAAAAGAGGGAACGTCAAATATACGAGTTGAAACGTAAGAATCAAGAATTGGAAAAGTTCAAGTTCgtgttgaattataaaataaggGAGTTGAAGAATCAAATAGAACCGCGAGATCAGGAGATCAGAGAGCTCAAGGAGAAGATTCAAGATATGGAAACGGAGCTTGTAAATCTCCATAAGACTAACGTTAGTTTAGAATTGCAGCTATACGAATTGAGAGAAAAATTGGCTGCTGCGAGACAAGAATATCAAAATGAAATGCATCGTAGTAGAAAGTGTGAAAagcttttgaaaagaattcgaGTAGATTTGCTCGATGCCTCAGGGCTTGTGCAAGATCCACAAGCTTTGAAAACCATCACAACCAAGTTGTATCACATGTACAGTTCGAGTGAGGAATTCTTACGCAGTCGTAAAGCAGATCTAGACGCGCAATGCGAGTTCACGAAACAAAGGGATCATCTCGAAAGAACGATAGGTTCTCtaaaaaaacaagtttttcaGGATACGTCTAGCGGTGACAAGGGCATAGATAAAACGGTAGAGGAAAATATAACGTTGATCACAGAACTAAATGCACTAAGGGAGGAATTGAAAGATGCAAGGAAACACATATTACACTTGGAGGGTCTTGTAGGTTTGACTGCGAAAGATGTAGAGCCATCGGAAGCGaagaaaaagttggaaaaCGCGTGTTACGGATACGAACAATtgcagaataaatataaagttcaaATGCAGGAGtgtcaaaatataataaacgcATTGAAGGATGACATGATGAAACTTGTAAGCAAATTACCCTGCGAAGAGTCGATGCACGAAGCTAAAGGAAACTTTTAA
- the LOC128880066 gene encoding cysteine-rich protein 2-binding protein isoform X1, with the protein MVDSQNIAEKPVDFPETDVCKNCKCLSDPYNKPALRCNGCSKKIHIECLKRGTVPVSFVGDVFFEFYCHNCSPFDEETVARNRMPWLNVIVLTLYNLREKSSGISKRGYFHWKSDISTFVDRNWDYLFKKTVKRKKNWIGTISGTLSHYSGIFFKSGTTELGESGWWRLIDNDPPEVLIAKNEKMILDRKKQVGNQVKSTNQFHHSPTLSESRISVGEDCINGNDVVKTQGCSAYSEAYVQPNKTLLDFLLEEDELSNMEIEDNTILNEQSDTPSLSDLIRDCQYQTNGFHFSQLLDDFTSDWTSNTDVASETIANINIDRIKAEEEEDEDEDEDEEEEEEEEDENEEEEEDENEEEDKHREGSNKSPGSIQEQPPTSLFNVIKRRPWPWQRNHIIVEKVPRMTHQEETYLLQQINKSALNSAAPEIRRFYRKLTVRKLKREYGLPLLDIDHYGCKAEIPDRPLKEFGRVLDRFFGDDLSSFEQRLQGYNEPSSVHSPYTNRLLKPFIRRDTSCRPLWLRVMEELCTKANKLNPMWKLPATAPIDYSYVRPQHIPAINSLCSQFFWPGIDLTECLQYPDFSCVVLYKKLVIGFAILVPDVGYNEAYISFFLTRPEWRKSGIGTFMLYHLIQTCMGKDVTLHVSATNPALILYQKFGFKVEEFVQDFYDKYMPPNSRECRHALFLRLSR; encoded by the exons ATGGTTGATAGCCAAAATATTGCAGAGAAACCTGTCGATTTTCCTGAGACAGATGTTTGCAAGAACTGTAAATGTCTCAGCGATCCATACAATAAACCAGCATTACGCTGTAACGGATgctcaaagaaaattcatatagAATGCTTAAAAAGAGGAACTGTTCCAGTATCGTTTGTAGGAGATgtattctttgaattttattgtcaTAATTGTAGTCCTTTCGATGAAGAAACAGTAGCCCGTAACAGAATGCCTTGGCTTAACGTTATTGTATTGACTTTGTATAACTTGCGTGAAAAATCAAGCGGTATTAGTAAAAGGGGatattttcattggaaatcTGATATCAGTACGTTTGTTGATCGTAATTGGGATTACTTATTTAAGAAAACTGT taaaaggaaaaagaactGGATCGGTACCATATCGGGAACTCTTTCTCATTAtagtggaattttttttaaatcaggAACAACAGAATTAGGAGAGTCTGGTTGGTGGAGGTTGATAGACAACGATCCACCCGAAGTTCTCATTgctaaaa ACGAAAAGATGATTTTGGATCGTAAGAAACAAGTTGGTAACCAAGTGAAATCAACGAATCAATTTCACCATAGTCCAACTCTGTCGGAATCAAGGATTTCAGTTGGCGAAGATTGTATTAATGGAAACGACGTCGTTAAAACTCAAGGATGTTCCGCGTATTCTGAAGCTTATGTACAACCTAACAAGACGTTATTAGATTTCTTGCTCGAGGAGGATGAATTAAGTA ATATGGAAATCGAAGATAATACGATACTTAACGAGCAAAGCGATACACCATCCTTATCCGATTTAATAAGGGACTGCCAGTATCAAACAAATGGCTTTCATTTTTCCCAATTACTGGACGATTTTACATCCGATTGGACGTCTAATACAGATGTTGCTTCTGAAACTATCGCTAATATTAACATAGATCGGATAAaggcagaagaagaagaggatgaagatgaagatgaagatgaagaagaagaagaagaagaggaagacgaaaatgaagaagaagaagaagacgagaACGAGGAAGAAGACAAACACAGAGAAGGAAGTAACAAGAGTCCGGGTTCTATTCAGGAACAACCACCTACTTCTTTATTCAATGTGATAAAACGGCGTCCATGGCCCTGGCAAAGAAATCATATTATTG TAGAAAAGGTTCCACGTATGACGCATCAAGaggaaacatatttattacaacaaataaataaatctgctCTGAATTCCGCAGCCCCTGAAATTAGACGATTTTATAGAAAGTTAACTGTACGAAAATTAAAACGGGAATATGGTTTACCCTTACTGGATATTGATCATTATGGATGTAAAGCAGAAATACCTGACAGACCTTTAAAAGAATTTGGCAGGGTATTGGACAGATTTTTTGGCGACGACTTGAGTTCATTCGAACAAAGATTGCAAGGTTATAACGAACCTTCATCTGTACATAGTCCATATACGAATAGACTTTTGAAACCGTTTATACGAAGAGATACTTCATGTCGTCCTTTATGGCTAAGAGTAATGGAAGAACTTTGCACCAAAGCGAATAAATTGAATCCAATGTGGAAATTGCCGGCAACGGCACCAATCGATTACTCTTATGTCAGACCACAACACATTCCAGCGATTAATAGTCTATGTAGTCAATTTTTTTGGCCTGGTATTGATT taaCCGAATGTCTACAATATCCTGACTTCAGCTGCGTCGTTTTGTACAAGAAATTAGTCATAGGATTTGCAATTTTAGTTCCTGATGTTGGTTACAATGAAGcgtacatttcatttttcttaaccAGGCCTGAGTGGCGTAAATCTGGCATAGGAACGTTTATGCTTTATCACTTGATTCAAACATGCATGGGCAAAGATGTTACGTTACACGTTTCGGCCACTAATCcagcattaattttatacCAGAAATTTGGTTTCAAAGTAGAGGAATTTGTTCAAGATTTTTACGACAAGTATATGCCTCCAAATTCACGGGAATGCAGACATGCATTGTTTTTACGATTGAGCAGATGA